Proteins co-encoded in one Lasioglossum baleicum chromosome 3, iyLasBale1, whole genome shotgun sequence genomic window:
- the LOC143221796 gene encoding uncharacterized protein LOC143221796 isoform X1, with amino-acid sequence MLAALTVQNGINMSRQRRRAENFTDSLNSFQLSTSSGTLHSTSQDSLDQTKARRLFFSGSRRSSEHTNILDDSYAIDSLTLNTSSLLGTPVRVEPDLNKRIDLFRSDSLNDESTCNGEFQRSCMKVDNKENKDPQCAIKGNTGSTEIDALVSTSSKKKKRATNYNINHSKSDIVSASEKNVVKSTTKSWPISTHCESNDLFHTICEYEEEPAGIKKFERILCSLDNQLNQIKEVSQIESTLKRLSETFVRSPENFTERLVTIIEESVINNGEDTCNATGFNLSRLTLEFRKMCKFIEDETCPEWAPSLFLSPSSEDDSESPVEKLSGSMKTTSLHSTPLSATEVLKKRFFQKISKNHFNGSTDSITNMSITNVSSLESFERLELQCKKSFPEDRESSGNLRRSFSMSSLLSMTQVKEICDEQMASLNISDGDNEEKLVSSTPNLHSKYIEQPLINKLCTKVQKESDYKSTDMSYSKKKAIKFNRGSDLNNINADKVPNVYTKFDTDELEKTILQDIAEKRKRCLDTARILTEINADTEIIEEMKSLNISPISSALNDSNAAANNETKFLNTLMSCKDYMTYLERQKPFLDLYEKSESYAPNSPLQNKNEIDVKNVEERERVRDSLKKNSNMESHILKQKPLNSYRIYHNRTPLARKEGKEYREKTEHLKPKLFVSPGKSPSTTKYKRKEKYFPDICNTPKNNLDKHIFKSPHATGLYRWNYNTVVSPVGMYIRGTDMQLIKNVRPKTDDWLLTPTKKTFESSLGRDLKQSTPLSGATKYQEKTPLKFNLSPKVGLNQMHKQEVIVNTETSSAPKNHLILPKVSYKLPLQVETIKETKSSKMGNRVKKLLECTESKVVIRHEGKIKSQCKQQDTGVTSTKEVVEIHYEPEDISIHVEQAASKTNFIHKKKCM; translated from the exons ATGTTGGCTGCATTGACCGTTCAAAATG GAATTAACATGAGTCGACAACGAAGACGTGCTGAAAATTTTACAGATTCGTTAAACAGTTTCC AATTGTCTACCAGCTCTGGTACTCTTCATTCCACATCTCAAGATAGTTTGGATCAGACTAAAGCACGTAGGTTATTTTTCAGTGGATCTAGACGTAGTAGTGAACATACAAACATCTTAGATGATAGCTACGCAATAGATTCATTAACTCTAAATACATCTTCCTTGCTCGGTACACCAGTTCGAGTAGAACCAGACTTAAATAAACGTATTGACTTATTTCGAAGTGATAGTTTGAATGATGAATCTACATGCAACGGAGAATTTCAACGTTCATGTATGAAAGTTGATAATAAAGAAAACAAGGATCCTCAGTGTGCAATAAAAGGAAATACAGGATCTACAGAAATAGATGCATTAGTATCAACATCatcaaagaaaaagaagagagcCACAAACTATAATATTAATCACAGCAAATCCGACATAGTTTCAGCATCAGAGAAAAATGTAGTTAAGTCAACAACAAAGTCATGGCCAATTTCTACCCACTGCGAAAGCAACGATCTTTTTCATACCATCTGTGAATATGAAGAAGAACCTGctggaataaagaaatttgaaaGAATACTTTGTTCTTTAGATAATCAGCTTAATCAAATAAAAGAAGTTTCACAAATAGAATCGACCTTGAAACGTTTGTCCGAGACGTTTGTAAGATCACCTGAAAATTTCACAGAAAGGTTGGTGACTATTATCGAAGAATCGGTAATAAATAATGGTGAAGACACATGTAATGCAACAGGATTCAATTTGAGCAGATTAACATTAGAATTTCGCAAAATGTGTAAATTTATAGAAGATGAAACGTGCCCTGAGTGGGctccttctctttttttatctCCAAGTTCTGAAGATGATTCAGAGAGCCCAGTTGAAAAATTGTCTGGATCTATGAAAACAACTTCTTTGCATAGTACACCATTATCTGCAACAGAAGTACTTAAGAAAaggttttttcaaaaaatctcaAAGAATCATTTTAATGGAAGTACTGATAGCATAACAAATATGTCTATAACAAATGTGTCCAGTCTTGAATCTTTTGAACGTTTGGAGCTTCAATGCAAGAAATCGTTTCCAGAGGACAGGGAATCTTCTGGTAATTTAcgtagaagtttttcaatgtcTTCATTATTAAGTATGACTCAAGTCAAGGAAATTTGTGATGAACAAATGGCTTCATTAAATATCTCCGATGGTGATAACGAAGAGAAACTAGTTTCAAGCACACCCAATTTACATAGTAAATATATAGAACAACCTTTGATCAACAAGTTGTGCACCAAAGTGCAAAAAGAATCAGATTACAAATCAACAGATATGTCATATTCTAAGAAAAAAGCTATAAAATTTAACAGAGGCTCTGATTTGAATAACATAAATGCTGATAAAGTTCCAAATGTCTATACAAAATTTGATACGGATGAGTTGGAAAAAACAATTTTGCAAGACATAGCTGAGAAAAGAAAGAGGTGTCTTGATACAGCGAGGATCCTTACAGAAATCAATGCAGATACTGAAATTATAGAAGAAATGAAGTCATTAAATATCTCACCAATATCTTCTGCCCTTAATGATTCAAATGCAGCAGCTAACAATGAAACCAAGTTTTTAAACACTTTGATGTCTTGTAAAGATTATATGACATATTTGGAAAGGCAGAAACCTTTTCTTGATTTATATGAGAAGTCAGAGTCTTATGCTCCTAATAGtccattgcaaaataaaaacgaaattgatgttaaaaacgtagaagagagagagagagttagggattctctaaaaaaaaattcaaacatGGAATCACATATACTGAAACAGAAACCCTTAAACTCATACAGGATTTATCATAACAGGACACCATTGGCAAGAAAAGAGGGTAaagagtatagagaaaaaacgGAGCATTTGAAACCAAAACTCTTTGTTTCGCCAGGCAAAAGTCCTTCAACAACAAAgtataaaagaaaagaaaaatattttcccgaTATATGTAATACACCAAAAAATAATTTGGATAAACATATTTTCAAAAGTCCACATGCGACAGGATTGTACAGATGGAATTATAATACTGTAGTATCACCGGTTGGTATGTACATAAGAGGTACAGATATGCAGCTAATAAAAAATGTACGTCCTAAAACTGATGATTGGCTGCTTACACCTACAAAGAAGACCTTTGAATCATCTCTAGGTAGAGATTTAAAACAATCTACGCCACTAAGTGGCGCAACAAAATATCAAGAAAAGACTCCATTAAAGTTTAACTTATCTCCAAAAGTAGGATTAAATCAAATGCACAAACAGGAG GTAATTGTGAACACAGAGACTAGTAGTGCCCCTAAGAATCATTTGATACTTCCCAAAGTTTCTTATAAACTTCCTTTACAAGTAGAAACG ATAAAAGAAACCAAGTCCTCGAAAATGGGAAATCGAGTAAAAAAACTATTGGAATGCACAGAAAGTAAAGTAGTTATCCGACATGAAG GTAAAATTAAATCACAATGTAAGCAGCAGGATACAGGTGTAACGTCAACTAAAGAAGTAGTGGAAATACATTATGAACCAGAAGATATATCTATACACGTGGAACAAGCAGCTAGTAAAACTAACTTTATTCACAAAAAGAAATGCATGTAA
- the LOC143221796 gene encoding uncharacterized protein LOC143221796 isoform X2, with protein sequence MLAALTVQNGINMSRQRRRAENFTDSLNSFQLSTSSGTLHSTSQDSLDQTKARRLFFSGSRRSSEHTNILDDSYAIDSLTLNTSSLLGTPVRVEPDLNKRIDLFRSDSLNDESTCNGEFQRSCMKVDNKENKDPQCAIKGNTGSTEIDALVSTSSKKKKRATNYNINHSKSDIVSASEKNVVKSTTKSWPISTHCESNDLFHTICEYEEEPAGIKKFERILCSLDNQLNQIKEVSQIESTLKRLSETFVRSPENFTERLVTIIEESVINNGEDTCNATGFNLSRLTLEFRKMCKFIEDETCPEWAPSLFLSPSSEDDSESPVEKLSGSMKTTSLHSTPLSATEVLKKRFFQKISKNHFNGSTDSITNMSITNVSSLESFERLELQCKKSFPEDRESSGNLRRSFSMSSLLSMTQVKEICDEQMASLNISDGDNEEKLVSSTPNLHSKYIEQPLINKLCTKVQKESDYKSTDMSYSKKKAIKFNRGSDLNNINADKVPNVYTKFDTDELEKTILQDIAEKRKRCLDTARILTEINADTEIIEEMKSLNISPISSALNDSNAAANNETKFLNTLMSCKDYMTYLERQKPFLDLYEKSESYAPNSPLQNKNEIDVKNVEERERVRDSLKKNSNMESHILKQKPLNSYRIYHNRTPLARKEGKEYREKTEHLKPKLFVSPGKSPSTTKYKRKEKYFPDICNTPKNNLDKHIFKSPHATGLYRWNYNTVVSPVGMYIRGTDMQLIKNVRPKTDDWLLTPTKKTFESSLGRDLKQSTPLSGATKYQEKTPLKFNLSPKVGLNQMHKQEVH encoded by the exons ATGTTGGCTGCATTGACCGTTCAAAATG GAATTAACATGAGTCGACAACGAAGACGTGCTGAAAATTTTACAGATTCGTTAAACAGTTTCC AATTGTCTACCAGCTCTGGTACTCTTCATTCCACATCTCAAGATAGTTTGGATCAGACTAAAGCACGTAGGTTATTTTTCAGTGGATCTAGACGTAGTAGTGAACATACAAACATCTTAGATGATAGCTACGCAATAGATTCATTAACTCTAAATACATCTTCCTTGCTCGGTACACCAGTTCGAGTAGAACCAGACTTAAATAAACGTATTGACTTATTTCGAAGTGATAGTTTGAATGATGAATCTACATGCAACGGAGAATTTCAACGTTCATGTATGAAAGTTGATAATAAAGAAAACAAGGATCCTCAGTGTGCAATAAAAGGAAATACAGGATCTACAGAAATAGATGCATTAGTATCAACATCatcaaagaaaaagaagagagcCACAAACTATAATATTAATCACAGCAAATCCGACATAGTTTCAGCATCAGAGAAAAATGTAGTTAAGTCAACAACAAAGTCATGGCCAATTTCTACCCACTGCGAAAGCAACGATCTTTTTCATACCATCTGTGAATATGAAGAAGAACCTGctggaataaagaaatttgaaaGAATACTTTGTTCTTTAGATAATCAGCTTAATCAAATAAAAGAAGTTTCACAAATAGAATCGACCTTGAAACGTTTGTCCGAGACGTTTGTAAGATCACCTGAAAATTTCACAGAAAGGTTGGTGACTATTATCGAAGAATCGGTAATAAATAATGGTGAAGACACATGTAATGCAACAGGATTCAATTTGAGCAGATTAACATTAGAATTTCGCAAAATGTGTAAATTTATAGAAGATGAAACGTGCCCTGAGTGGGctccttctctttttttatctCCAAGTTCTGAAGATGATTCAGAGAGCCCAGTTGAAAAATTGTCTGGATCTATGAAAACAACTTCTTTGCATAGTACACCATTATCTGCAACAGAAGTACTTAAGAAAaggttttttcaaaaaatctcaAAGAATCATTTTAATGGAAGTACTGATAGCATAACAAATATGTCTATAACAAATGTGTCCAGTCTTGAATCTTTTGAACGTTTGGAGCTTCAATGCAAGAAATCGTTTCCAGAGGACAGGGAATCTTCTGGTAATTTAcgtagaagtttttcaatgtcTTCATTATTAAGTATGACTCAAGTCAAGGAAATTTGTGATGAACAAATGGCTTCATTAAATATCTCCGATGGTGATAACGAAGAGAAACTAGTTTCAAGCACACCCAATTTACATAGTAAATATATAGAACAACCTTTGATCAACAAGTTGTGCACCAAAGTGCAAAAAGAATCAGATTACAAATCAACAGATATGTCATATTCTAAGAAAAAAGCTATAAAATTTAACAGAGGCTCTGATTTGAATAACATAAATGCTGATAAAGTTCCAAATGTCTATACAAAATTTGATACGGATGAGTTGGAAAAAACAATTTTGCAAGACATAGCTGAGAAAAGAAAGAGGTGTCTTGATACAGCGAGGATCCTTACAGAAATCAATGCAGATACTGAAATTATAGAAGAAATGAAGTCATTAAATATCTCACCAATATCTTCTGCCCTTAATGATTCAAATGCAGCAGCTAACAATGAAACCAAGTTTTTAAACACTTTGATGTCTTGTAAAGATTATATGACATATTTGGAAAGGCAGAAACCTTTTCTTGATTTATATGAGAAGTCAGAGTCTTATGCTCCTAATAGtccattgcaaaataaaaacgaaattgatgttaaaaacgtagaagagagagagagagttagggattctctaaaaaaaaattcaaacatGGAATCACATATACTGAAACAGAAACCCTTAAACTCATACAGGATTTATCATAACAGGACACCATTGGCAAGAAAAGAGGGTAaagagtatagagaaaaaacgGAGCATTTGAAACCAAAACTCTTTGTTTCGCCAGGCAAAAGTCCTTCAACAACAAAgtataaaagaaaagaaaaatattttcccgaTATATGTAATACACCAAAAAATAATTTGGATAAACATATTTTCAAAAGTCCACATGCGACAGGATTGTACAGATGGAATTATAATACTGTAGTATCACCGGTTGGTATGTACATAAGAGGTACAGATATGCAGCTAATAAAAAATGTACGTCCTAAAACTGATGATTGGCTGCTTACACCTACAAAGAAGACCTTTGAATCATCTCTAGGTAGAGATTTAAAACAATCTACGCCACTAAGTGGCGCAACAAAATATCAAGAAAAGACTCCATTAAAGTTTAACTTATCTCCAAAAGTAGGATTAAATCAAATGCACAAACAGGAGGTACATTAA
- the LOC143221799 gene encoding cell cycle checkpoint protein RAD1 → MSNMLPDTANYKFVAKLGNLKIIVQLLKAINFKETATCFGTQNGLKVTVEDAKCMQASAYIPSRVFQEFILKEDVIFRINLNILVECLCMFWSNINSQGRSVALQLFYKGTGHPVTVLIEEDGIITDCSLKTQDPDELLDFHLEPKNVLNKVVLQTELLKDILSELDQTSDLIELVLSPSAPYFRISTAGLAGICHIELPHDGDLVDNFQCTVTATSSYKLSHIKPAMKALQYANKVSLRTNTNGLLCFQYMVQTDEGHTCYIEYYVRALFFLLFSLNNQQSK, encoded by the exons ATGAGCAACATGTTACCTGATACAGCAAATTATAAGTTTGTTGCAAAACTAGGGAATCTTAAAATTATAGTACAATTATTGAAAGCAATTAATTTTAAGGAG ACTGCAACATGTTTTGGGACTCAAAATGGTTTAAAAGTAACAGTGGAAGATGCAAAATGTATGCAAGCCAGTGCATACATTCCATCGCGTGTATTTCAAGAATTTATCTTAAAAGAGGATGTTATTTttcgaataaatttaaatatactagTCGAATGTCTTTGCATGTTTTGGAGCAATATCAATTCTCAAGGACGTTCAGTGgctctacaacttttttataaa GGAACTGGACATCCAGTAACGGTTCTCATAGAAGAAGATGGTATTATAACAGACTGTTCTTTAAAAACTCAAGATCCCGATGAATTGTTGGACTTTCATCTAGAaccaaaaaatgttttgaataaAGTAGTTCTACAAACTGAATTGTTGAAAGATATATTATCAGAGCTTGATCAAACCAGTGATTTAATTGAG CTTGTTCTATCGCCTTCTGCACCATATTTTCGAATCAGTACAGCTGGTCTAGCTGGAATTTGTCACATTGAGTTACCACACGATGGTGATTTAGTAGACAATTTTCAGTGTACCGTAACAGCAACATCTAGTTACAAATTGTCACACATCAAGCCAGCTATGAAAGCCTTGCAGTATGCTAATAAAGTTTCTTtgagaacaaacacgaacgGACTCTTGTGTTTCCAGTATATGGTCCAAACAGATGAGGGTCATACATGTTACATCGAGTACTATGTAAGGGCTTTattttttcttctattttccttAAATAACCAGCAGTcgaaatag
- the Fabp gene encoding fatty acid binding protein isoform X1: MPTEEFLGKRYKLSSSENFDEFMKALGVGVMTRKMGSCTSPVVELTANNDLYTLKTTSPFKDSEIKFKLGEEFDEVTPDDRKVKSVCTMEGNKLIQIQKGAKVTTIEREFMPTEMKAIMKVDDIVCTRVYKLLE; the protein is encoded by the exons ATGCCGACCGAAGAATTCCTTGGAAAGCGATACAAGCTGTCCAGCAGCGAGAATTTCGACGAATTCATGAAAGCCCTTG GCGTGGGTGTGATGACCCGTAAAATGGGTAGCTGTACGAGTCCTGTCGTTGAATTAACGGCGAACAATGACCTCTACACGCTGAAGACGACGAGCCCATTCAAGGAttccgaaataaaattcaagcTCGGCGAGGAGTTCGACGAAGTGACCCCGGACGACAGGAAAGTGAAAAGCGTCTGCACTATGGAGGGAAACAAACTCATTCAGATACAGAAGGGTGCGAAGGTGACCACGATCGAGAGGGAGTTTATGCCAACGGAAATGAAGGCG ATTATGAAAGTCGACGATATTGTGTGCACGAGAGTATACAAGCTCCTAGAGTAA
- the Fabp gene encoding fatty acid binding protein isoform X2, producing the protein MLSAFYGKRYKLQSSENFDELMKALGVGVMTRKMGSCTSPVVELTANNDLYTLKTTSPFKDSEIKFKLGEEFDEVTPDDRKVKSVCTMEGNKLIQIQKGAKVTTIEREFMPTEMKAIMKVDDIVCTRVYKLLE; encoded by the exons ATGTTGTCCGCCTTCTACGGTAAACGTTACAAGCTGCAGTCCAGTGAGAACTTCGACGAACTCATGAAAGCCTTAG GCGTGGGTGTGATGACCCGTAAAATGGGTAGCTGTACGAGTCCTGTCGTTGAATTAACGGCGAACAATGACCTCTACACGCTGAAGACGACGAGCCCATTCAAGGAttccgaaataaaattcaagcTCGGCGAGGAGTTCGACGAAGTGACCCCGGACGACAGGAAAGTGAAAAGCGTCTGCACTATGGAGGGAAACAAACTCATTCAGATACAGAAGGGTGCGAAGGTGACCACGATCGAGAGGGAGTTTATGCCAACGGAAATGAAGGCG ATTATGAAAGTCGACGATATTGTGTGCACGAGAGTATACAAGCTCCTAGAGTAA
- the LOC143221797 gene encoding uncharacterized protein LOC143221797, with protein MFDTEKFIEEIEKRPAIYDVNRSEYNDRNAKMTAWDEVCQVMVPNWARLTDEERNVEEKNLRGKWRNIRDYFMKELKLQKSQKLGPSGRKRKKYMYFDQLQFLMPTVENKRNVTIRLNNCKSEESEGEVDNPVIEEYDMPLTHAAPPITASREYLQPGASYKMCPRYPKQLCETSFASFDNEIHDMLSSHSSQRVAYDEDDYDKMFLLSLLPIVRQVPEEKKLDVRIQIQQVLALAIRPSDN; from the exons ATGTTCGATACGGAGAAATTTATCGAGGAGATAGAGAAACGTCCAGCGATTTACGACGTGAATCGTAGCGAGTACAACGACCGTAACGCCAAGATGACCGCGTGGGACGAGGTCTGCCAGGTGATGGTACCGAATTGGGCGCGCTTGACGGACGAGGAGAGAAACGTAGAAG AGAAAAATCTACGCGGAAAATGGAGGAACATCCGTGATTATTTCATGAAGGAGCTGAAGCTGCAGAAGTCACAGAAATTGGGACCGTCCGGTAGGAAACGGAAGAAATACATGTACTTCGATCAGCTGCAGTTCCTTATGCCAACGGTGGAGAACAAACG GAACGTTACAATACGGCTGAATAATTGCAAGTCGGAAGAAAGCGAGGGTGAAGTTGACAATCCGGTGATCGAAGAATACGATATGCCGTTAACCCACGCCGCTCCTCCCATAACAGCGTCCAGAGAGTATCTTCAACCGGGCGCATCCTATAAAATGTGTCCCCGTTATCCGAAACAGCTTTGCGAGACGTCGTTCGCGTCCTTCGATAATGAAATTCACGATATGCTGTCGTCACATAGCAGCCAACGAGTTGCTTACGACGAGGACGACTACGACAAAATGTTCCTGCTCTCCTTATTGCCTATCGTTCGACAAGTACCGGAAGAGAAGAAGCTGGACGTCAGGATACAAATACAACAGGTTCTGGCGCTGGCTATACGTCCATCGGATAACTAA